The following coding sequences are from one Salvia hispanica cultivar TCC Black 2014 chromosome 3, UniMelb_Shisp_WGS_1.0, whole genome shotgun sequence window:
- the LOC125216675 gene encoding tobamovirus multiplication protein 3-like, whose amino-acid sequence MVAGLFGLSAEEAVVALHLKAATNWWDIVNHSAAWQDRIFHALAALYGIVAAVALVQLVRIQLRVPEYGWTTQKVFHFLNFLVNGVRCLVFAFRRDIQKLDPEITHHILLDLPSLAFFTTYALLVLFWAEIYYQARAVSTDGLRPTFYTVNGVVYFIQMILWLALWWKPVHVVVVLTKMFFAVISLFAALGFLLYGGRLFLMLQRFPVESKGRRKKLQEVGYVTTICFICFLVRCIMMCFDAFDPAADLDLLDHPILNFIYYLLVEILPSALVLFILRKLPPKRGITQYHPIR is encoded by the exons ATGGTGGCGGGGCTGTTTGGCCTTTCCGCGGAGGAGGCCGTGGTGGCACTCCACCTCAAGGCCGCCACGAATTGGTGGGACATAGTCAATCACTCTGCCGCTTGGCAGGACCGTATTTTCCATGCGCTCGCGGCGCTTTATGGGATCGTCGCCGCTGTTGCCCTT GTACAACTGGTTAGGATACAATTGAGAGTACCCGAGTATGGTTGGACGACTCAGAAAGTATtccattttctaaatttcttaGTCAATGGAG TTCGTTGCCTTGTGTTTGCATTTCGTCGGGACATTCAGAAGTTGGACCCTGAG ATTACGCATCATATTTTGCTTGATTTGCCGAGTCTTGCGTTCTTCACGACGTATGCATTGCTTGTACTGTTCTGGGCAGAAATTTACTATCAG GCTCGTGCTGTATCTACGGATGGTCTGAGGCCTACCTTTTACACAGTAAATGGTGTTGTTTATTTCATTCAG ATGATTCTGTGGTTAGCTCTATGGTGGAAACCTGTTCATGTGGTGGTGGTCTTAACCAAGATGTTCTTTGCAG ttatttctttatttgctGCCCTTGGGTTTCTTCTCTATGGTGGAAG GTTATTCTTAATGCTACAGAGATTCCCTGTGGAGTCGAAAGGACGTCGCAAAAAACTACAGGAG GTTGGCTATGTAACCACGATTTGCTTTATATGTTTTCTGGTTAGATGCATTATG ATGTGCTTTGATGCATTTGACCCAGCTGCTGATCTAGATCTTCTGGATCATCCGATCTTGAATTTTATCTACTATCTG CTGGTGGAGATATTGCCGTCAGCACTTGTGCTCTTCATATTGAGAAAACTGCCTCCGAAACGAGGGATTACACAGTATCATCCTATCAGGTGA